In SAR202 cluster bacterium, one genomic interval encodes:
- a CDS encoding amidohydrolase has translation MPNFKLISADSHVFEPRNMWVDYIDPSFRDRAPRIVTNPGDKKGDFFVVPGQEPEKVGGGFSAGASPEELKKMLEEASVKDQCPLGAYIPSERQKEIEVDGVEAEIIYTTLGFRLFRLTDAPYQQALFRAFNTWIAEYCSFDKKRFIGLGLISLLDVEAGVTELRRCADLGLRGALIMASPPDGVSYADPKYEPLWAAAAELDMPISLHILTGHGEESRNVGKFKQNHYLRAISIIHEVQRSLTEIMFSGAFERHPNLKIVSAENDIGWVPHFLYRADHFHDKAKYSNPTTLKMYPTEYAKRQFFVTYMDDPVGVRLYDYFGEDNYAWASDYPHAQSTFPNSRKIVDDNFAGIPDRVKRKITRDNCIRLYNMRTN, from the coding sequence ATGCCCAACTTCAAGTTGATTTCGGCGGATTCCCACGTCTTCGAGCCTCGCAATATGTGGGTTGATTATATCGACCCCTCCTTCCGAGACCGAGCCCCACGAATTGTCACCAACCCTGGCGACAAGAAGGGCGATTTCTTCGTCGTCCCCGGCCAGGAGCCGGAGAAAGTCGGCGGCGGCTTTTCCGCCGGCGCGTCGCCGGAAGAGCTAAAGAAGATGCTGGAAGAGGCCTCGGTCAAAGACCAGTGCCCCCTGGGCGCATACATACCCTCCGAGCGCCAGAAGGAGATTGAGGTTGATGGCGTCGAGGCCGAGATTATCTACACCACCCTGGGCTTCCGACTCTTCCGCCTCACCGACGCCCCCTACCAGCAGGCCCTCTTCCGCGCCTTCAACACCTGGATTGCCGAGTACTGCAGCTTCGACAAAAAGCGGTTCATTGGCCTGGGCCTTATCTCCCTGCTGGATGTCGAGGCTGGCGTCACAGAGCTGCGACGCTGCGCCGACCTGGGCCTTCGCGGCGCCCTCATCATGGCTTCCCCGCCCGACGGCGTCAGCTACGCCGACCCCAAGTACGAACCCCTGTGGGCCGCCGCCGCCGAACTGGACATGCCCATCAGCCTCCACATCCTCACCGGCCACGGCGAGGAGAGCCGCAACGTCGGCAAGTTCAAGCAGAACCACTACCTCCGCGCCATCAGCATTATCCACGAAGTCCAGCGTTCCCTCACCGAGATCATGTTCTCCGGCGCCTTCGAGCGGCATCCCAACCTGAAGATTGTTTCCGCAGAAAATGACATTGGCTGGGTGCCTCACTTCCTCTATCGCGCCGACCACTTCCACGACAAGGCCAAGTACTCCAACCCCACCACCCTGAAAATGTACCCCACCGAGTATGCCAAGCGTCAATTCTTCGTCACCTACATGGACGATCCCGTCGGTGTCCGCCTCTACGACTACTTCGGCGAAGACAACTACGCCTGGGCCAGCGACTATCCCCACGCCCAGTCCACCTTCCCCAACTCCAGGAAGATTGTTGACGATAACTTCGCCGGCATCCCCGACCGCGTGAAGCGCAAGATAACTCGAGACAACTGCATTCGCCTCTACAACATGCGGACCAACTAG